A window of Nocardiopsis sp. Huas11 genomic DNA:
CGGATCGCGGTGGTGGGTCCGAGCGGGGCGGGCAAGTCGACGCTGGGCAAGCTGATCGCCGGGATCCACCCGCCGGACTCGGGCCGGGTGCGCGTGGGCGGCACGGACCTGGCGGAGCTGGCGCCCGAGCGGCGCCGGGAACGCGTGATCCTGCTGAGCCAGGAGAGCCACGTGTTCCGTGGCAGCCTCGCCGAGAACCTGGCGCTGGCCCTGGACGGCGAGGCCGGAGCCGGGTCCGTGGACGAGGAGCGCCTGTGGCGGGCGCTGGCCGCCGTGGGCGCCGAGTCGTGGGTGCGCTCGCTCCCCGAGGGGCTGGCCACGCGGGTGGGCTCGGGCCACCAGGACCTGGACCCCGCGCACGTCCAGCAGATCGCCCTGGCCCGGGTGGTGCTGGCCGACCCGGGGGTGCTGGTGCTGGACGAGGCCACGTCCCTGATGGATCCGCGGTCGGCCCGGGACCTGGAGCGGTCCCTGGCCGGGGTCCTGGAGGGCCGCACGGTGGTGGCGATCGCGCACCGCCTGCACACGGCCCACGACGCGGACCGGATCGCGGTGGTGGAGGACGGCCGGATCAGTGAGCTGGGCAGCCACGACGAACTGCTCGCGCGCGGCGGTTCCTACGCCGACCTCTGGCACGCCTGGCACGGCGACTGAACGCCCCGCCCCGGCCCGCACCGGGACGCCGCCGAACGTTGGGGACCGGGAGGGTCGTGCCTCCCGGCCCACCCAGCACATCCGGCCCGACCGCCCTCGCGCGGCCCCGGAAACGGCGAAACCGGGCGGCCCCGAAGGGCCACCCGGTCGTCGCGGGCGGGGTCGCGTACCTGACCCCGGGAACGCGGACTCCTAGAAGTCCATGCCGCCCATGCCACCGGTCGGGTCGGCGGCCGGAGCCCCGCCCTTCTCCGGCTTGTCGGCGATGACGGCCTCGGTGGTCAGGAACAGACCAGCGATGGAGGCCGCGTTCTGCAGTGCGGAGCGGGTGACCTTGGTCGGGTCGATGACGCCGTCCTTGAACAGGTCGGTGTACTCACCGGTCGCGGCGTTGAAGCCGAAACCGGGCTCCAGGTTGCGGACACGCTCCGCCACGACGCCGCCTTCGAGGCCGGCGTTGATGGCGATCTGCTTCAGCGGCTCGGCGATGGAGCGGCGAACGATGTCGGCACCGATGGCCTCGTCGCCCTGCAGGTCCAGCTTCTCGAACGCGGGGACGCTGGCCTGGAGCAGCGCGACGCCGCCACCGGGCAGGATGCCCTCCTCGACCGCGGCCTTGGCGTTGCGGACGGCGTCCTCGATGCGGTGCTTGCGCTCCTTGAGCTCCACCTCGGTCGCGGCACCGGCCTTGATGACGGCCACGCCGCCGGCCAGGCGCGCCAGGCGCTCCTGCAGCTTCTCGCGGTCGTAGTCGGAGTCGGTGCGCTCGATCTCGTTGCGGATCTCGTTCACGCGACCGGCGATCGCGGTGGCGTCACCGGCACCGTCCACGATGGTGGTCTCGTCCTTGGTGACGACGACCTTGCGGGCGCGGCCGAGCAGGTCGAGCTCGGTGTTCTCGAGCTTGAGGCCGACCTCTTCGGTGATGACCTGGCCGCCGGTCAGCACGGCGATGTCGCCGAGCTGGGCCTTGCGGCGGTCGCCGAAGCCCGGAGCCTTGACGGCGACGGACTTGAAGGTGCCGCGGATCTTGTTCACGACGAGGGTCTGCAGGGCACCCTGCTCGACGTCCTCGGCGATGACCATCAGCGGACGGCCGGACTGCAGGACCTTCTCGACAACGGGCAGGAACTCGTTGTTGTTGGAGATCTTGGAGTTGACGATGAGGATGTAGGGGTCCTCGAGGACCGTCTCCATGCGCTCAAGGTCGGTGGCGAAGTAGGGCGAGATGTAGCCCTTGTCGAAGCGCATACCCTCGGCGAGCTCCAGCTCGAGCCCGAAGGTCTGGCCCTCCTCGACGGTGATGACGCCTTCCTTGCCGACCTTGTCCATCGCCTCGGCGATGGTCTCGCCGATCTGCGTGTCACCGGCGGAGATGGAGGCGGTGGAGGCGATCTGCTCCTTGGTCTCGACCTCCTTGGAGAGGTTGCCGAGCTCCTCGTTGATGCGAGCCACGGCGGCCTCGATGCCGCGCTTGAGACCGATCGGGTTGGCGCCCGCGGCGACGTTGCGCAGACCCTCGCGTACGAGAGCCTGGGCCAGCACGGTGGCGGTGGTGGTGCCGTCACCCGCGACGTCGTCGGTCTTCTTGGCGACCTCCTTGACCAGCTCGGCCCCGATCTTCTCCCACGGGTCCTCGAGCTCGATCTCCTTGGCGATGGAGACACCGTCGTTGGTGATCGTGGGGGCGCCCCACTTCTTCTCCAGGACGACGTTGCGACCCTTCGGGCCGAGCGTGACCTTGACGGCGTCAGCGAGCTGGTTCATGCCGCGCTCGAGGCCGCGACGGGCCTCCTCGTCGAACGCGATCAGTTTGGCTGCCATTGAGTTCTTGTCCTCCCGTGACCGGGCTGATACGCGATGGGACGAGGCGTGCGCCCGCGACGGACGACCGCGGCGCCACCGACAACCCGTCTGTCGGAACCCCGTGATCTCGCAGCCTCGATCCGGTTTAGCACTCACCTTGCTGGAGTGCTAACCGTGTCTATTTTTAGCACTCGCCCCTGGAGAGTGCAAACGATGTGGTCACGATTTCCCGACCGCGAAGACCGCCGTTCACCTGCGCATTCAACCCCGAATGAGCTGTTTTGCGCGCTCAGCGGACAGATCGGGCCGAGGACCTGCCCCCGCCTCGGACGAGGCCCGCCCCGGTGGATCCCCGCTTCGGCGATCACCAGCGACAGCGTCCGCGCGGTTGCCGGCCCAGGTCATGGATCCGGAGCTGTTCCCGGCCCTGACCGCCGTGGTCCGGGCGGGGGTACCGCTGGGCGGCACGCCGCCGCAGGGGGAGGGCCCGCCCCCGGACACCAGGTTCGGCATCGAGCGCTTCCTGGACGGCGTGCAGGCCTGGGCGTCCGAGCGGGCCTCCCTGCGGTGAGCCGTGCCCCCGCGGCCGACGCCGGGCTCAGGCGCTGATCCGCCGCGTCCTCCTCGCTCCGGCCCACAGCGCCACGACCGCGAGCCCGAGCGCGACCGCCCAGCCGAGTCCGACCGCGCTCCCCCACTCGCCGGCGAACAGCGCGCGCTCGGCGTCCACCACGTAGGCGACCGGGTTCAGGCGGGAGAGCGTGTACAGCCAGGTCGGGGCCAGGTCCATCGGCAGCAGCACGCCCGAGAGCAGCATCAGGGGCATGAGCACGGTCTGCACGATGGGCGCGAAGACGTAGGTCTGCTTGGCCACCATGGCCGCCAGGTACGAGAGCGTGGACAGTCCGATCCCCAGGACGCCGAGCAGGGCCAGCCCGACGAGCGCGCCCGCCACGGGCGCGCGGAACCCGAACGGCAGCACGATCACGAGGACGAGGGCGACCTGCACCAGCATGGTCACCACGTCGCGCAGGACCCGGCCGAGCAGCAGCGCCGCCCGGTTGGCCGGCGTCGCGAGGAGCCGTTCGTGCGCGCCCGAGGCGAGTTCCGGCAGCAGCCCGAACCCGGCGAACCCGGCGGTGAACAGGGCCAGCATCACGAACAGGCCGGGGACGAACCACTGCCAGGGGTTCTCGCCCTCCGCGCCCGCCAGTCCGGTGAGCAGGGGCGAGAACAGCACGAGGTAGAGGATCGGCTGGAGCATGCCGAACGCGAGCAGGACCGGCCGGTACAGCATCG
This region includes:
- the groL gene encoding chaperonin GroEL (60 kDa chaperone family; promotes refolding of misfolded polypeptides especially under stressful conditions; forms two stacked rings of heptamers to form a barrel-shaped 14mer; ends can be capped by GroES; misfolded proteins enter the barrel where they are refolded when GroES binds), which translates into the protein MAAKLIAFDEEARRGLERGMNQLADAVKVTLGPKGRNVVLEKKWGAPTITNDGVSIAKEIELEDPWEKIGAELVKEVAKKTDDVAGDGTTTATVLAQALVREGLRNVAAGANPIGLKRGIEAAVARINEELGNLSKEVETKEQIASTASISAGDTQIGETIAEAMDKVGKEGVITVEEGQTFGLELELAEGMRFDKGYISPYFATDLERMETVLEDPYILIVNSKISNNNEFLPVVEKVLQSGRPLMVIAEDVEQGALQTLVVNKIRGTFKSVAVKAPGFGDRRKAQLGDIAVLTGGQVITEEVGLKLENTELDLLGRARKVVVTKDETTIVDGAGDATAIAGRVNEIRNEIERTDSDYDREKLQERLARLAGGVAVIKAGAATEVELKERKHRIEDAVRNAKAAVEEGILPGGGVALLQASVPAFEKLDLQGDEAIGADIVRRSIAEPLKQIAINAGLEGGVVAERVRNLEPGFGFNAATGEYTDLFKDGVIDPTKVTRSALQNAASIAGLFLTTEAVIADKPEKGGAPAADPTGGMGGMDF
- a CDS encoding ABC transporter permease; its protein translation is MSADHPETPDTAAASPAASPVASPAASPAASPVASPAASPAASPVEGTIAGTTARPTSTKADHLLRDTWIVFVRQMRPMLYRPVLLAFGMLQPILYLVLFSPLLTGLAGAEGENPWQWFVPGLFVMLALFTAGFAGFGLLPELASGAHERLLATPANRAALLLGRVLRDVVTMLVQVALVLVIVLPFGFRAPVAGALVGLALLGVLGIGLSTLSYLAAMVAKQTYVFAPIVQTVLMPLMLLSGVLLPMDLAPTWLYTLSRLNPVAYVVDAERALFAGEWGSAVGLGWAVALGLAVVALWAGARRTRRISA